The DNA sequence GTTCCGAAAGAATTCTTATCAAATTCTTGCCACAATACGGACAATATTCTTTTGGTATTTCTTGCTCATTCTTCATTTTGTTCTTTTCCCCACTCAACTTGTTTACAAATATTTTTCCTTGCCAGTAGATGGGCATCTAAACACGCACTGGAAAAATCAGATTGGCTATATACCTCTTGTGACCAGAAGTTCTCATCATCTCTATCTTTATTATTAGAAACAACATGCAAATTCTCTAACATTTGATAGTAATTCACTCTTCCCCCTCCTCTTTAACGTCTAAATCTTGTTCAGTTAGCATCTTTCGCAATGTCTTCCTTGTATCATCGGAGATGAGTTCTAAAAATCGCTTTAATCCTGTGGCATGTAAACCGAGCAAAAGCATATTTTCAGCCCCATCCAGTTTTCCCTTCTTTAGAAACATGTCTTTTGGTAAGCACAATGAAATCACATTGTCCTCAAGAAAAGCTGGTTCTTCTATTTATCTCTAATTGTTTTGCGAACTGCCACTTTTTATGGTCTTCTCTAAATTGCTCTATTTTGTAAATAGGCACTCCAAACCTTTCAGATATTGGTTCATCATCATAATCAGTGGTCTCCAGATAAATTCTTGCCATTTCTTCCGCTATCTCTTGCCTTGCTTCCTTTTTCATATCCTCCAGAAGTTCTGCTCTAAACTTTTCCTTCCAATCTTGTTCCATTAAGACTTCCCTCCTTTATTTGCGATTCTTATTTCATCATCTCTCCAATAGATATTCTGAAATCTCGTTTAGTGTTGCAAAATACTCCTCTTCCCTTTCCACCGCATATCCATAATTCTGCAATTTAACAGGCGGTGTCTGTAACCATTCTCGAATATCATTATCCAATTCTAATTCAGCATTAAATGATAACACCTCCATCAATTCGGTAATATCAATTTCCTTTTCCAACTTAAATCCCTTATTCATTCTTATATCCTCCTTGTTCCTATTCATCATCGTTCTTTAAGTTGTAATCTGACCTGTTTATAACATCCACGAAACTCATCTCATTCACAAATTAGTCATCTCCTTTTGATTACAGTCTTTAATAAAGCTAACTACATAAGAAAGAAAACTTTCACATAGTAGCCAATGACTAAAGAAACAGCAATAGTAAGTGCGTCTCCAATTAATTCAATAGAAAGATTTTGTAAAGACCCTTTCAACTTTTCCAACAACATTCTCTCTCCTCCTTTCGATACAGTTTGGAAACAAACACAATTAAAAACGCCCAGTCCTATGACTGAGCGTTAATTTATGCAATATGGACTTTTGCGATTAATATAAAAAGTCGCCATTTTGTTTCCTCATTTCAAATAATTATTATTTTCTATAAATTTATGATACCTACAGCTCTTCCCAATATCAAGCCAAACCTTGCTAAACTAATCTTATGAAATAATGCTACTTATCCTTTCAAACTCCACTTCTAATTCCTCTATCCATTCACCCCGAATACCAGCTACCCTCGCTACTCTCCACCATTGCACATCATATCCTTCTCGTTGGCATTCTTTAATCGCCCATTTGATTCTGCGAATTTGAAAATCTCTTACCGATTCAATATGTTGTAGCAAGTATTCATTGGTTTGAGGCAACTTGAATAGATGCTTTTCCAGCAAGGATAATTTGCCTACTTTCTTCCCAACTCTGCTTATCGTTACTCTTTCAGGCTTATTAGGGGAATTAAGTATTTCTTCTACAATTTCCTTTACGGACTCAAGAGTTTCCACATCTCTTTTATCCCAATCCACCCGATTATTTACCATAGTAATTTGCTTCTTTTTTGGAGAGTTTGAATTTAACCACTCCCTATCATTGCGATATAGCCAAGTATAAAGACCACTATTAACCTTCCGCAGTTCCGTTTTACTCTTTTCGGGATATCGCTTCTGCAAATCCAGCCATTCATTACGAAAACTATCCTTGTTAATAAGATTGTCTTTTCTTTTATAACCGAGTTCCGCTTCGGTTTCTCCTAAATTCTGACCATATTTCTTTACCGTATTTACATCTACCTTTAATCTTCTTGCGATTTCTCTCATACTTAAATTCATTTGAAAAAGTTCTTTTAGCTTTGATTCCCATACTTCTCCAAACTCTTTTACTCTTCCAACCTTGTACCTATCATCTTCACTACTATCGGGTCCCTTTCGTGCGTAAACAAACCCACAGGAACAGCTAAATGTCCCAACTGGCCGCTTGATTTTACTGTCATACCGTATAGACACTTCAGTAATTACTGGCTGTAAATAATGGTCTGCTCCCGCATTTAAACATGGAAAAGGACTTTTGCCAAAAGGTAAATACTCATTTTCCTCATTCCATAAGTCTTCCAACGTAATTCCTAAAAATTGAATCATCAGCAGATGTCTAATTGGATGAACAGTTTTACGTGGTTTTCTAACCATCATACTTAACCAGCAACTTTCATTATTAGTAACGGATGATTGGACTATCGTTAATAAATTCTCCCCATAAAACTCAAGAAACTGCTCTCGAAGTTCTTTTTGCTTTACACTTCCATTTATATTTGCTAATCCCATCAACTTTAACCTCTCTATATATTGAGAGAAAAACCATTCAGGTGGCTTATTGGAATAACGATTGTTTAATAGTTTATCCACATTATCTACAACTTGAATATAATTGGGGATAAATTCAGATTCTATAGCATCTTCTATATTCTTTGAGGTTGTATGTTCTTCGGTTAAATTGCAATTGTCTACAGTTGCTGGAACAAACTCATTTTTGTTAAAGTGATGTACTAATACTTTGCTGTTGTACAGTAAGGTCTTATGCTTTGAACAAATAATAATCCCAGGAATTTGGTGACTTCTCACCCAATACACTTCTCCATATTTCTTTAATGACTCTGTCGCACACTCTTTGCACATCCTAATATATCTATTCTCTGCAATTGTACTTGCCATAACACCTATTCGATTATGGATGCTTCCACCGCTGTTACCCTGCATAGATTGCAAGATGCTTTTGGCACGTTCTGGCGGAAGAAAGGCACTATAAAATGGATATAAAGTGTTCTCCATTATCAAATTTTCCGCAGTATATGCACTTCCAATCGGTAAATTGCTTATCAAGCTATCTATGTTGGCTGGTAAATCGACAACAGTAGTGACAGAACGAGAGCCAAATAACTCTTCAATGGTTGCCTTGGGGCTGATGTTCCCACTTCTTATATGGAAACGTGCTAATGTACTATATAACAACTCATTCGGATACGGTGTTGGAAAAAAACCAACCATTATTCTCACCCCACACTGAAGAAATCATTTTCTATCACTTTAATAATTCCTTTTTCTTTAAGTGCTTCATGGGCAGATAGACCATTTGCTTTTCCTTCCGAAACAATCAATCTTAAATCTTGCTTGTTTTGCAACTCCATTTTCTTTGGTAATTTAGTCGGTTTAGGGCTACTTTCTTCTATATTTATAGACAGCTTAAACGCCTCTTTTACAATCCCCTTTATATCAAATTCTTGTCCTTGCTTTTCAATCACAGTATCAATACACTTTTTTGCCTTGCCTGGTTCAACATCCAACTCAATTAACTTTAAGATAGACTGTTCCCTCACGTTTTCCTTCCAATTTTTCTCCTGCTTTTTCTTCGCTTTTTGAATTTCTTTTATTTTATTGTTCATAGAAACAGTAGAAAATTCCTGATTAATAAACCCTTCTACATCTATAGGTGCGATATCTTCGTATCTCGAAATAGCTTTAATGTCGCCACTTCTTATAGCATTAATCATCGGCTGAATTAGTTGCAAATTCTCTCTTGCCACTTTTCTTATTAATGCAGGAGTTATTTGTTCCTTACCACTGGAAATTGCCTTTACTTGAGCCATGACAAAAAGTTTAATCGCAATATCTGTTATTCCGCCAGATTCATCATATAAAATATCTTTAAACTCTTGTGTAAGAGCAGTTGGCTTTCTCACCCACTGATAATCCCACATTCCTTCGAGAATTAAATCCCAATTAAAATCCTTTTTCATGCGTTCTATCACCATATCACCCTGACCACTGCCTCTTCGTGCTTGGCGGAGGTCGCCTCTTAAATAAGGAAGTGCCTTTGGTGTTCCTATCAAAAGAATAGGAGTTCCCATATTAGATAAGTAATGAAAGAAGTTCATCATTTTTTCTGCTCCACCAGATTTGGCAACGCTCAGCGACTGCACCTCGTCTATTACCAGTAGTCCAACCCCATGAACCCTAAGCATTTGAGATAAAGCAGGTTGCATGGAGGCTATGGGCATTCTTGCTGAACCAAACCGCTTATAATAGCTTGTACCCAATAAACTATCCAAGCTCCTATATGCATCAATACAAACGCCTTTAATATTTCCATCGAATGAACAATCTAATTTAAGCCAGACCAACTGATACATATTAAAATCATTATTCTTATAGCGAGAATGAACAATAAGTTGTGGCAGAGCTGATAGTACCACATTTATCATTCGGCTTTTACCGATTCCTGATGGTCCCAAAATCGTCATTGCAGAAGACGTGCTTTTTAAATTGCCATTGTACATATCTATGTTTGCGTTTAGAATCGACTTGTAGTTTTCGTGCAATCCTTGAGCGAATTCTGGTTTAAAAGGATTTTTATGAACATAACCCATACGAATCATCCTGGAGACCCTTGACTCCAAATCAAGCGTTTGAAAAATTGGCTGGTAATATTGGAATAATCGCTGGACAAGGTGCAGTCTTATATGACTATCCAAGTTACGTTCATTTTCATTAAAAGGTGGATAATAGGCTAATTTATCAACTACCTCCTCCTTTGAAAGAATGGGAGGAAGAGCTTCGATAAAAGGATTGTTTCTGTATTCCATCACTTCCTGGTCTCTATATTTTGCCATTACAGCTTCTCCACCGTTTGGAATTATTACTTTATTCTGTTTTTCCATACGTTCTCTCCTTCTGCTTCTTTCTTAATAGGGCCATTTCATTTTCAAACTCTTCTGGTCCCTCTTCAGGTTCTTGATTATTCATTCTATTAAATGAAAGAACTTGTCCCTTTTCGTTCGTCACTTTCTTATCAAGTTCAAATGCCTCATTTTCTTTGTTAATCATCTTTTCTATTTGCCTATTTTTACGAATTCCCTTTAGTTTTTGTGTCTTGCTCTCAGTTTCATCCTGCTGTTCCCTCGTCATTTTCTCTGCTTCTTGAACGATATTTTCTATCTCTGAAATTAAATCAATTTTGGATTGTAACTGTTCATCCTCTTTTTGCTTTTTCAGTAACTTTTCATATTCCTGTAAGTATTCAAACTCTTCAATACTCTTGTTTATGTGAACTTCTTGGTATTCCAGAAGGTGGCATTTCTCAAATTCTTTTCCGTCTTCCTTCTTTATATATATGAAGTTTAAATTTCTTGGGTCATAGGATATATGAATCTTTTCTCCACTACCACTTATACGAACACGTTCAAAACTACCTTCTCTAATAAGATTTGAAGAAGTGTAAAATAACCCTTTGAATTTAATTCCTTTACCAGTTATATAAGCATTTGCAGTTGGCATCAGACACAATTTCACAGTATCTTCTGAAACAGAACGCAATAAACCAGCACGATTTTTCATTCCCCAATTCCATAACTTTATTGGAATAGGCTCTATATCATCGCTAATCATCATTTCTTCACGATTATAATTAGAAAGCCAACTTTGGTTATATTCGAGAATCGAATAAATCATAACTTGGGTAAATTGGAACAAATCGAGAACGCTATCAAGACGATAATCTCGGCTTCCTCTCTTACGGAAATCAGTTTTCACAGTTCCAGGTAAAAATGGTTGTACGGATTTCTCATTAATAATTTGAAATTTTCTTTCTACAAAAGGTTTCATATCGGCTCTATAGGGACTTGTGTTCTGTACTTTAACATGTAAGGAACTAACAAGTGTCTCAACCATCTTACCCTGCAACTCTCGGTCAGCTATCAAAGTATCGCAAAGATGGCGGGATGGCCATTGCTCCTCTATAATCTCAATATCGTACTCTTTGCAAAAATCCACTTTATTACTTGCCGAATTAGCAAGAGCACTCATAGCCCCATTCCAAGAAGGTCCTTCTAAGCCCACATATAGTCCTGTAATCATCATGGAAAACTTGTCCACACAGAGGTAGATGACGGGCCTTCCGATTATCCAATTTCTGTTATATCTGGAGACTAAGTAAACATCAGCAATGGTGGCATCAATTTCGTAATAACCTGGTCCATAAGCCTCTACTGTAGAGTTACCAAATAATGCTCTATGATTTTGCAAATACTCTTTCGACCCCTGCCTTGAGTATATTTCCTTCTTCAAGTTTCGCTCCTTATAAAAGAAGTATTTAAACTGTCCAAAGGTTGGAACTTCACTGGATGGTTTTAATATTGGCTTCCTAATGCCTCCATCTATCCTGTAACCATCTGCATAAAATTCCTTCCTCATTAACTGGTATGCAGTGTTTAAGGAGTTACCAGACTTTGTATAGTAAAATTTATTAAGTGCTATCCTAAATATCCGTTTCGTTTCTTCATTGACATTTACACCTTCACCCACAATATCTTTATATTTTTTTGGTCTCCCCCTTTTTTTACCTGTTGCTTGTTTTTCCTGAGACCTCCCTATATTCTTGTAATCTGGCAAAAGGGCATTCATGTGTTTTCCCCTTTGCCAATATCGCCTTAAATACTTGTAGACTGTTTTATTACTTACTCCAAATTTTCCACTTGCCTTTTTAACAAGTTCTGCACGTTTCTTTGCATTAAAAACTTCTGGTTCATTTTCTTTCTCCGCAATGGCTTTTATTATCTCCCATGCTTTATTCCGAATCTCCTTCTCTTTTTCACTAATCTCATTATCATTTCTAAAAATTTGGAAAGGGTCATCTTTAATAACGGTTGCACCTTTAATCTCAATATCATTAACAATGTCTTCTACATTTTTATATATTGGAGTGCTCTTGTTAGCATAAATATCAATCAAAACTGCAACTGTATAATCACTGCTAATCCACAATATTCTTTCAACGGTATCCTTTAACGAATCTCCCGTATAACCGATTAACGTATTAACGGTCAATAGCAATTTTTATTTCACCCTGCCTTTCTTGCGGAACAATCTCTAAAACTTCTGCCGATTGGTTTAATTCAATCTTCTTATTCATATCTATTTTTATCTGTTTTGTTGTTAATAAATGTTTAAATAGCAACAACCCTGAACCAGCTTCAAGATTTAGTTGAGAATCAACTGAACTTGTTATCTCCCGAACTGGTCTTTTATTTTTATAGAGTGATTCCAAAAGAATTCCTGAAATATACGAAATATCACCTTTAGTAAAATCCGTTGTTTCCTCTAAAAACCTCGCTGGATGTATCCACTCGATGTTTTTCGCCTTAACTATTGGAAGCTCCTTTTGGGTTAATAACGCCCAATCAATACCTTTTTTCCAAAAATAACGTCTTATTAACTCGAAGCGTTCAATCACTGCCTTTCTTTCCAATTCATGACTTGCTTTAACACTCCTTGCAACATCATAGGTATTTCCGTCATTTCCCCTAACTGTAATTAGAAAGGTCGTGGTTAAAATGTAGGGAAATCCCGATTGTTTATCCTTAAATTTCCTTATATCTATATCTTCTTGCTCCCCAACTACTTCTTCAAAATCGTATAAAGGCACATGCTCTTTCACTTGTAAAATTGAATCGTCAAACTCAGTTAGGTAGAAGAATCGTGTTTCTATATCCGACAGTAGGTGGACAATCCGATTACATCGCCAAGTTCTTAAACGACTGCTTCTGCCAACCGAGCCGAAGTCCTGCACTCGAATAAATCCTTTATAGGATTCAAATTCTCCCTGTCCTCTACCTTCCTTTATATACCTTTGTAATTTTTCCTCGTTCCACTCACTTCTCATTTCTTACACCAGCTTTTCTGTTTCTATTAATTAGAGCTTGTACTTTCCCAAATACGACCTTATTTATCAACGGTTTATGATTCCCCTCGATTATCAAATCACTGTGTCTTAAAACACCTTTATAAAAATCATTCTTTAGTATCCCAACCAAGGCCTGTTTGCTAAATCTGTTCCCCCTACTGCTTCTTACCCCAGAGTTGTCTAAATACTTTTTAAGTTTCCCAAGACTGCGTAACTCCAAATACTTTTTGAAAATCAATTCGATAATGGCCGCTGTTTCTTCATCAACAATAATCTTTGCTTTATCATTCCACTTATAGCCAAGAGGAGCATTCCCACATGCTTTATCGCCCATTTTAATTTTTGTTCTACGGCCTTTGTTGAGCTTCATAGCGATACTCATTCTCTCATATTGGTCGAGCAATTCCATCATCCCATTAACCAAAAAGTCATTTGGATTTTTCGTGTAAATTCCGCTGTAATTAGGCTGTTCAATGCTGATAACGTCAGCCGAATGCTTCTGAAATTCTCTGTGAACTAAAACTTTGACTGTATCACTTCTCCAAAGTCGGGAGGTGTTTAATACTACAACTTTCTTTACTTCACCAAAAGAACTAATTAAATCATTTAATCCGTCTCTGTTTGCAATCGTTCCAGAGATTCCCTCATCTCGAAATACTTCAATTAGGTCGTATCCATTCTTTTGGCAAAAGTCTATAATTGCTGATTCCTGCGTTTTTAACCCATACCCATCCATTTGAGTTTTTGTACTAACCCTTATATATCCAAAAACATCCAACTTGTTCTTCCCCCACTTATATGTAGTCAATTATTATTCATAACATCTGACTTAAAAGCTGAAAAAATATAGGACTATCAATGTCCAGTTGCTCTTTAAGTCGTATGTTAATGAATTGGTCAATTTATTAGTTAGTTGCATAGCCCTTTTCGGTATCACCCCCTTGAATATAGTCATTGGGTATAAAAAATAGCCAGTAGTCAATCCAAATGGTTTTTTTTGGAAAGACTACTGGCTATTCTAATTTTTTTATAAAAGTCGAAAGGGCTGAATCTTATCCCCCGCCCTTAGATGTTTTTCTTTTGTCATCATCTTATCTCAAGGGGTAACAAAACTCAAGCATAAATTGATTGAAAAATTCCAACATACACATCCAAAAGAAACCAAACTGATATTGCTATAACGTTCAAAGTTCACTCAGATTAGTAAGATAAACAGCATTACTGCTATCGTTCTTGTCTACAATAGAGTCCTTAGTAAAAATGTATTTGCTACTATCCAGTGTTTTCCTAATGCTTCTGAAATAGGTTTCTGCCTCTCTCCTTGTATAGAATATTTCTGTGTTCCCCATATTCCCCCAACACTCGACAGCCCAATTCTTTTCCATTTTTAATTTCATCCCTTTATTCCGAGTTTCTTCTATTATATATCTTATATTTTATAAATCTGGATTCATTTATACAAGACCCTTGTTCTTTAAACTGACCCTCACCTTCCTAAGTTATCATACCTCAATAAATATGAAGAAAATCTATTCAAATTACAGGCAAAAAGAAAAAAACTGCAATAATTAACTCGCAGTTCTTCTAAGGCTGTCCTAACCCAAGTTCTTCTTAATTCTTATTCCAATCCTTTTACTTAGTTTTATATTGATAATCAGACCTCCTATACACATCACACCAATCACACCAGTAAACAAACCCATCAAAAATGTCATTTCTTTTGTAATATAATCGCTAATATTTATTACCATAATAAGAATGATAAGGGCAAATATTGTTCTCCGATGGCTTTTCAATATTCTCATGCTCTTTTTATCATCTTCAAGATTACTATTTATTCGATGGACTGACCCTAACATATTTAGCACTTTCTCTGCCTCCTTTTTTGTCGTTGTATTTTATTATAGATTTAGCGAAGATATCTATAATCTAAAATAATGGAAACTGAAGGAGAATTACTAAGCCCTGATTAATCATCTTCTAATAGGGGATTTTTCTTATAAACTACAAATTGCTTTATCTCCTCTTCCGTTAAGTCTTCTACATCGACATTTTTCGATTTACAATACTCCAGCAATGCCCGAACTTTGACTTTATAATGTGATGGAACAGCATAGACACCATCATTAATATCAAAATCATCATCAAACATTATAAACACCTCCATTTACCCAGATATATTCTCAATACCTCAATCAATAAAACATTTAAAAGTTCCTGCAATTTTCCATTTCTTACTTGACTCTCTTATGTTATTTTCAATATATTTCAAGAATGCACCA is a window from the Aneurinibacillus sp. REN35 genome containing:
- a CDS encoding heteromeric transposase endonuclease subunit TnsA; the protein is MRSEWNEEKLQRYIKEGRGQGEFESYKGFIRVQDFGSVGRSSRLRTWRCNRIVHLLSDIETRFFYLTEFDDSILQVKEHVPLYDFEEVVGEQEDIDIRKFKDKQSGFPYILTTTFLITVRGNDGNTYDVARSVKASHELERKAVIERFELIRRYFWKKGIDWALLTQKELPIVKAKNIEWIHPARFLEETTDFTKGDISYISGILLESLYKNKRPVREITSSVDSQLNLEAGSGLLLFKHLLTTKQIKIDMNKKIELNQSAEVLEIVPQERQGEIKIAIDR
- a CDS encoding ATP-binding protein, whose product is MEKQNKVIIPNGGEAVMAKYRDQEVMEYRNNPFIEALPPILSKEEVVDKLAYYPPFNENERNLDSHIRLHLVQRLFQYYQPIFQTLDLESRVSRMIRMGYVHKNPFKPEFAQGLHENYKSILNANIDMYNGNLKSTSSAMTILGPSGIGKSRMINVVLSALPQLIVHSRYKNNDFNMYQLVWLKLDCSFDGNIKGVCIDAYRSLDSLLGTSYYKRFGSARMPIASMQPALSQMLRVHGVGLLVIDEVQSLSVAKSGGAEKMMNFFHYLSNMGTPILLIGTPKALPYLRGDLRQARRGSGQGDMVIERMKKDFNWDLILEGMWDYQWVRKPTALTQEFKDILYDESGGITDIAIKLFVMAQVKAISSGKEQITPALIRKVARENLQLIQPMINAIRSGDIKAISRYEDIAPIDVEGFINQEFSTVSMNNKIKEIQKAKKKQEKNWKENVREQSILKLIELDVEPGKAKKCIDTVIEKQGQEFDIKGIVKEAFKLSINIEESSPKPTKLPKKMELQNKQDLRLIVSEGKANGLSAHEALKEKGIIKVIENDFFSVG
- a CDS encoding TnsD family Tn7-like transposition protein, with the translated sequence MVGFFPTPYPNELLYSTLARFHIRSGNISPKATIEELFGSRSVTTVVDLPANIDSLISNLPIGSAYTAENLIMENTLYPFYSAFLPPERAKSILQSMQGNSGGSIHNRIGVMASTIAENRYIRMCKECATESLKKYGEVYWVRSHQIPGIIICSKHKTLLYNSKVLVHHFNKNEFVPATVDNCNLTEEHTTSKNIEDAIESEFIPNYIQVVDNVDKLLNNRYSNKPPEWFFSQYIERLKLMGLANINGSVKQKELREQFLEFYGENLLTIVQSSVTNNESCWLSMMVRKPRKTVHPIRHLLMIQFLGITLEDLWNEENEYLPFGKSPFPCLNAGADHYLQPVITEVSIRYDSKIKRPVGTFSCSCGFVYARKGPDSSEDDRYKVGRVKEFGEVWESKLKELFQMNLSMREIARRLKVDVNTVKKYGQNLGETEAELGYKRKDNLINKDSFRNEWLDLQKRYPEKSKTELRKVNSGLYTWLYRNDREWLNSNSPKKKQITMVNNRVDWDKRDVETLESVKEIVEEILNSPNKPERVTISRVGKKVGKLSLLEKHLFKLPQTNEYLLQHIESVRDFQIRRIKWAIKECQREGYDVQWWRVARVAGIRGEWIEELEVEFERISSIIS
- a CDS encoding recombinase family protein translates to MDVFGYIRVSTKTQMDGYGLKTQESAIIDFCQKNGYDLIEVFRDEGISGTIANRDGLNDLISSFGEVKKVVVLNTSRLWRSDTVKVLVHREFQKHSADVISIEQPNYSGIYTKNPNDFLVNGMMELLDQYERMSIAMKLNKGRRTKIKMGDKACGNAPLGYKWNDKAKIIVDEETAAIIELIFKKYLELRSLGKLKKYLDNSGVRSSRGNRFSKQALVGILKNDFYKGVLRHSDLIIEGNHKPLINKVVFGKVQALINRNRKAGVRNEK
- a CDS encoding Mu transposase C-terminal domain-containing protein, whose translation is MLLTVNTLIGYTGDSLKDTVERILWISSDYTVAVLIDIYANKSTPIYKNVEDIVNDIEIKGATVIKDDPFQIFRNDNEISEKEKEIRNKAWEIIKAIAEKENEPEVFNAKKRAELVKKASGKFGVSNKTVYKYLRRYWQRGKHMNALLPDYKNIGRSQEKQATGKKRGRPKKYKDIVGEGVNVNEETKRIFRIALNKFYYTKSGNSLNTAYQLMRKEFYADGYRIDGGIRKPILKPSSEVPTFGQFKYFFYKERNLKKEIYSRQGSKEYLQNHRALFGNSTVEAYGPGYYEIDATIADVYLVSRYNRNWIIGRPVIYLCVDKFSMMITGLYVGLEGPSWNGAMSALANSASNKVDFCKEYDIEIIEEQWPSRHLCDTLIADRELQGKMVETLVSSLHVKVQNTSPYRADMKPFVERKFQIINEKSVQPFLPGTVKTDFRKRGSRDYRLDSVLDLFQFTQVMIYSILEYNQSWLSNYNREEMMISDDIEPIPIKLWNWGMKNRAGLLRSVSEDTVKLCLMPTANAYITGKGIKFKGLFYTSSNLIREGSFERVRISGSGEKIHISYDPRNLNFIYIKKEDGKEFEKCHLLEYQEVHINKSIEEFEYLQEYEKLLKKQKEDEQLQSKIDLISEIENIVQEAEKMTREQQDETESKTQKLKGIRKNRQIEKMINKENEAFELDKKVTNEKGQVLSFNRMNNQEPEEGPEEFENEMALLRKKQKERTYGKTE